The following are from one region of the Lepeophtheirus salmonis chromosome 8, UVic_Lsal_1.4, whole genome shotgun sequence genome:
- the LOC121123043 gene encoding uncharacterized protein isoform X2, which produces MQFKIHFIGFLWTLLLCIISLSWANDNNRFFIPWFHPRYRCLRNCGKDVQERSYCCYTIKVDKCCFGGSFHPTDSNSNGDYLGSFHPPNSNVESNNDFLGSFYPTNSKIINQQRTLLTPSESIIDTQLPNGINPLIYIFPQSTESVPNYVNLPSTHDPSLNTQQENRILVPPGSSINPGGGNTKILIPPGYESQFPNNGNTKILIPPGYESRFPNNENTKILIPPGYESRFPNNGNTKILIPPGYESRFPNNGNTKILIPPGYESRFPNNENTKILIPPGYEPRFPNNGNTKILIPPGYESRFPNNENTKILIPPGYEPRFPNNGNTKILIPPGYESRFPNNGNTKILIPPGYESRFPNNGNTKILIPPGYESLFPNYGNTKILIPPGTSIDSNENHKILLPPGYQSGFRKTGRFSGAFIIDSPENKNILLPPQTNIQVQNETKQVYQTINPLPPSDKQPASRILIPEGWNKPVRNGTKILTSGILNDQVPSSYGGSGSFGGESSSFGGSGSFGGESSSYGGSGSFGGSSSAHSSSYGGSGSFGGSSSGNLGGSGLFNPNPSRDPITFPRKNST; this is translated from the exons ATGcaattcaaaatacattttataggaTTTCTTTGGACATTACTCCTTTGCATCATCTCCTTATCCTGGGCCAATGACAACAACCGATTTTTTATTCCTT GGTTCCATCCACGATACAGATGCTTAAGAAATTGTGGAAAGGACGTTCAGGAACGAAGTTACTGCTGCTATACTATTAAAGTTGATAAATGTTGCTTTGGAGGTTCCTTTCACCCTACTGATAGTAATAGCAATGGAGATTATTTAGGATCTTTCCATCCTCCTAATTCAAATGTTGAATCAAACAATGACTTCCTTGGATCTTTTTATCCaaccaattccaaaataatcaatcaaCAACGAACTTTATTAACTCCATCTGAAAGTATTATCGATACTCAGCTCCCAAACGGCATCAAcccattaatttatattttcccccAATCAACGGAGTCCGTGCCAAATTATGTCAATCTTCCTTCCACACATGATCCAag tttgaataCGCAGCAAGAAAATCGAATCCTTGTTCCTCCTGGTTCATCTATCAACCCAGGTGGCGGAAATACCAAAATTCTTATTCCTCCAGGATATGAATCTCAATTTCCAAACAATGGAAATACTAAAATACTGATTCCTCCAGGATATGAGTCTCGATTTCCAAACAATGAAAATACCAAAATTCTTATTCCTCCAGGATATGAATCTCGATTTCCAAACAAtggaaacacaaaaatactgATTCCTCCAGGATATGAATCTCGATTTCCAAACAAtggaaacacaaaaatactgATTCCTCCAGGATATGAATCTCGATTTCCAAACAATGAAAATACCAAAATTCTTATTCCTCCAGGATATGAGCCTCGATTTCCAAACAAtggaaacacaaaaatacttattccTCCAGGATATGAATCTCGATTTCCAAACAATGAAAATACCAAAATTCTTATTCCTCCAGGATATGAGCCTCGATTTCCAAACAAtggaaacacaaaaatacttattccTCCAGGATATGAATCTCGATTTCCAAACAATGGAAACACTAAAATACTTATTCCTCCAGGATATGAATCTCGATTTCCAAACAAtggaaacacaaaaatactgATTCCTCCAGGATATGAGTCTCTATTTCCAAACTATGGAAACACTAAAATATTGATTCCTCCAGGTACATCCATTGATTCAAATGAAAATCACAAAATTCTCCTTCCTCCTGGATATCAATCTGGTTTTCGAAAAACTGGAAGGTTTTCTGGAGCCTTTATCATAGATAGCcctgaaaacaaaaatatcttacttCCTCCTCAAACTAATATTCAAGTCCAAAATGAAACTAAACAAGTTTACCAAACAATAAATCCATTACCTCCATCTGATAAACAACCAGCGTCACGAATTCTTATTCCCGAAGGTTGGAATAAACCTGTtagaaatggaacaaaaatcttaACATCAG GTATTTTGAATGATCAAGTGCCTTCCTCCTATGGTGGCAGTGGTTCCTTCGGAGGAGAATCTTCATCCTTTGGTGGAAGTGGATCCTTTGGAGGAGAATCCTCATCCTATGGTGGAAGTGGATCCTTTGGAGGATCGTCATCAGCCCATTCCTCATCCTATGGTGGAAGTGGATCCTTTGGAGGATCTTCATCTGGCAATTTAGGAGGGAGTGGATTATTTAATCCCAATCCATCTAGAGATCCAATCACGTTCCCCAGAAAAAACTCTACTTAA
- the LOC121123240 gene encoding uncharacterized protein has product MGSLERLCLRWNEYESNFKQGFSDLRENEELFDVTLISGSKIIKAHKVILSACSPIFRSIIASAPIQTHPLIYLRGINFDHLELLLSFMYHGEVKVIQEELDDFISIAEEFQIKGLSNDPPPPKKRRESQPSTSTASAYPTQSYSSHDSPDLSIVKNDINDSLSKSLSNTEDEECYILDEGNDSEFTQNYSQNESEHMETNNDVLDISSVKNKEYFQALNNEIDRYYCKNTLQRNFQCKKCNYSTVDRCTMRSHVEAKHIITDGFVCSTCGKTYKTRNSLKVHNHQVHKNESVVFKGPKASL; this is encoded by the exons ATGGGATCCCTAGAACGCCTTTGTCTTCGATGGAATGAGTATGAATCCAATTTCAAACAAGGTTTTTCCGATCTCCGTGAAAACGAGGAACTCTTTGATGTGACGCTCATTTCTGGCTCAAAGATCATCAAGGCTCATAAAGTGATTCTGAGTGCTTGCTCCCCTATTTTTCGTTCTATTATTGCATCTGCACCCATCCAGACACATCCACTGATTTATTTGAGAGGGATCAACTTTGATCATTTGGAATTACTCCTTTCCTTCATGTATCATGGAGAAGTGAAAGTGATTCAAGAGGAACTCGATGATTTTATTTCCATTGCAGAAGAGTTTCAAATCAAGGGTCTCTCCAATGATCCTCCTCCTCCTAAAAAAAGACGTGAATCTCAGCCTTCCACCTCTACTGCTTCCGCTTATCCCACTCAATCTTATTCATCTCATGACTCCCCCGATCTTTCCATTGTAAAGAATGATATAAACGATTCCCTCTCCAAATCTTTATCTAATACCGAAGATGAAGAATGTTATATCCTTGATGAGGGCAATGACTCAGAATTTACTCAAAATTATAGTCAAAACGAATCTGAGCATATGGAAACTAATAATGATGTCTTAGATATTTCGTCGGTTAAAAACAAGG agTATTTTCAAGCGTTAAATAATGAGATCGATCGGTACTATTGTAAGAATACATTGCAACGAAATTTccaatgtaaaaaatgtaactaCTCTACAGTGGATAGATGTACAATGCGTAGTCATGTTGAAGCTAAACACATAATTACAGACGGTTTTGTTTGCTCTACCTGCGGTAAAACTTATAAAACTAGAAATTCTCTCAAAGTTCATAATCATCAAGTCCATAAAAATGAAAGTGTTGTCTTTAAAGGTCCAAAGGCTAGTTTATGA
- the LOC121123043 gene encoding uncharacterized protein isoform X1, whose product MQFKIHFIGFLWTLLLCIISLSWANDNNRFFIPWFHPRYRCLRNCGKDVQERSYCCYTIKVDKCCFGGSFHPTDSNSNGDYLGSFHPPNSNVESNNDFLGSFYPTNSKIINQQRTLLTPSESIIDTQLPNGINPLIYIFPQSTESVPNYVNLPSTHDPSLNTQQENRILVPPGSSINPGGGNTKILIPPGYESQFPNNGNTKILIPPGYESRFPNNENTKILIPPGYESRFPNNGNTKILIPPGYESRFPNNGNTKILIPPGYESRFPNNENTKILIPPGYEPRFPNNGNTKILIPPGYESRFPNNENTKILIPPGYEPRFPNNGNTKILIPPGYESRFPNNGNTKILIPPGYESRFPNNGNTKILIPPGYESLFPNYGNTKILIPPGTSIDSNENHKILLPPGYQSGFRKTGRFSGAFIIDSPENKNILLPPQTNIQVQNETKQVYQTINPLPPSDKQPASRILIPEGWNKPVRNGTKILTSGSSVTPLPESEVHQDISRKRKTRSILRNFFLPGILNDQVPSSYGGSGSFGGESSSFGGSGSFGGESSSYGGSGSFGGSSSAHSSSYGGSGSFGGSSSGNLGGSGLFNPNPSRDPITFPRKNST is encoded by the exons ATGcaattcaaaatacattttataggaTTTCTTTGGACATTACTCCTTTGCATCATCTCCTTATCCTGGGCCAATGACAACAACCGATTTTTTATTCCTT GGTTCCATCCACGATACAGATGCTTAAGAAATTGTGGAAAGGACGTTCAGGAACGAAGTTACTGCTGCTATACTATTAAAGTTGATAAATGTTGCTTTGGAGGTTCCTTTCACCCTACTGATAGTAATAGCAATGGAGATTATTTAGGATCTTTCCATCCTCCTAATTCAAATGTTGAATCAAACAATGACTTCCTTGGATCTTTTTATCCaaccaattccaaaataatcaatcaaCAACGAACTTTATTAACTCCATCTGAAAGTATTATCGATACTCAGCTCCCAAACGGCATCAAcccattaatttatattttcccccAATCAACGGAGTCCGTGCCAAATTATGTCAATCTTCCTTCCACACATGATCCAag tttgaataCGCAGCAAGAAAATCGAATCCTTGTTCCTCCTGGTTCATCTATCAACCCAGGTGGCGGAAATACCAAAATTCTTATTCCTCCAGGATATGAATCTCAATTTCCAAACAATGGAAATACTAAAATACTGATTCCTCCAGGATATGAGTCTCGATTTCCAAACAATGAAAATACCAAAATTCTTATTCCTCCAGGATATGAATCTCGATTTCCAAACAAtggaaacacaaaaatactgATTCCTCCAGGATATGAATCTCGATTTCCAAACAAtggaaacacaaaaatactgATTCCTCCAGGATATGAATCTCGATTTCCAAACAATGAAAATACCAAAATTCTTATTCCTCCAGGATATGAGCCTCGATTTCCAAACAAtggaaacacaaaaatacttattccTCCAGGATATGAATCTCGATTTCCAAACAATGAAAATACCAAAATTCTTATTCCTCCAGGATATGAGCCTCGATTTCCAAACAAtggaaacacaaaaatacttattccTCCAGGATATGAATCTCGATTTCCAAACAATGGAAACACTAAAATACTTATTCCTCCAGGATATGAATCTCGATTTCCAAACAAtggaaacacaaaaatactgATTCCTCCAGGATATGAGTCTCTATTTCCAAACTATGGAAACACTAAAATATTGATTCCTCCAGGTACATCCATTGATTCAAATGAAAATCACAAAATTCTCCTTCCTCCTGGATATCAATCTGGTTTTCGAAAAACTGGAAGGTTTTCTGGAGCCTTTATCATAGATAGCcctgaaaacaaaaatatcttacttCCTCCTCAAACTAATATTCAAGTCCAAAATGAAACTAAACAAGTTTACCAAACAATAAATCCATTACCTCCATCTGATAAACAACCAGCGTCACGAATTCTTATTCCCGAAGGTTGGAATAAACCTGTtagaaatggaacaaaaatcttaACATCAGGTAGTTCTGTCACTCCCCTTCCTGAGTCTGAAGTGCATCAAGATATATCAAGGAAAAGGAAAACTAGATCTATTCTACGTAATTTCTTTTTACCAGGTATTTTGAATGATCAAGTGCCTTCCTCCTATGGTGGCAGTGGTTCCTTCGGAGGAGAATCTTCATCCTTTGGTGGAAGTGGATCCTTTGGAGGAGAATCCTCATCCTATGGTGGAAGTGGATCCTTTGGAGGATCGTCATCAGCCCATTCCTCATCCTATGGTGGAAGTGGATCCTTTGGAGGATCTTCATCTGGCAATTTAGGAGGGAGTGGATTATTTAATCCCAATCCATCTAGAGATCCAATCACGTTCCCCAGAAAAAACTCTACTTAA